The DNA segment GCagggtaatgaatgttttcaaatgcAGATCATTTAAGGGTATGCTGAGGGAATCAACAGTTCAAGGAATTATTAAAGCAGAACTAATGTGGGTTAGAAAGATGCAAAGGGACATGACTGATTGGAAAGTTAGGTTCAGAAGATTAGGACCTTCAATTAAGAATGAAGTCATAGTAGTAGGACAAAGAATTTCTAAGTGGCTAAAGGAAAATTGGAATAGAGAAGACTATATGTTGCAACCAGCAAATCATCCAGTTACTagattgtatatatcatatgtacatgggGTTGACCATGCAGACATAGAGACTACTCTggcaaaattacaaagaaaattcgGGATTCCAGTGGCCAGAAAAATAATAAAGGCAATAAAAAATCAATGTGTGACATGTAGGAAGTTAACAAAGAAATTAGAAGACCAATGCATTGGTCAAATGAGGATAGAAAGAATGAAACCTGCTCCACCTTTCTATTACACAGCTATAGATTTGTTTGGACCCTTAACAATAAGAGACACGGTTAAAAGGAGAACTCATGGTAAAGCCTTTGGTGTTATATTTAACTATTTAGTTACTAGAGCTGTTCACTTAGATTTGGCTGAAGGATACAGTAATGATGATTTTCTGACCACATTTCAAAGGTTTATTGCTATTAGAGGAGCTCCTAaagttatatattcagataagggaACTCAGTTGATATCAGCAagcaagaaaatagaaaacattgGAGAAAAGGAAGGGGTAACTTGGATCTTTAATATGCCTAGTGACGCACCTTGGTATAATGGGGCAAGTGAAGCCCTGATCAAATCTGTCAAAAGGTGTCTTTGTATTAGTGTGGGAGATTCTGTATTGAATTTTGGAGAGTTACAAACTG comes from the Palaemon carinicauda isolate YSFRI2023 chromosome 16, ASM3689809v2, whole genome shotgun sequence genome and includes:
- the LOC137655285 gene encoding uncharacterized protein, encoding MAVAKVSQNHVIHMVDVNRFSDYYKLLRVTCRVMNVFKCRSFKGMLRESTVQGIIKAELMWVRKMQRDMTDWKVRFRRLGPSIKNEVIVVGQRISKWLKENWNREDYMLQPANHPVTRLYISYVHGVDHADIETTLAKLQRKFGIPVARKIIKAIKNQCVTCRKLTKKLEDQCIGQMRIERMKPAPPFYYTAIDLFGPLTIRDTVKRRTHGKAFGVIFNYLVTRAVHLDLAEGYSNDDFLTTFQRFIAIRGAPKVIYSDKGTQLISASKKIENIGEKEGVTWIFNMPSDAPWYNGASEALIKSVKRCLCISVGDSVLNFGELQTALFGIANLMNERPIGTKPGFSLELGGYLCPNDLLLGRSTCCCPSGIYDISGDHKRRLKFIQSIIESFWKKWHRDYFPSLLIRQKWHTTRRNVRVGDVVLVQDSNVVRGAWKLAQVVRADPG